The following coding sequences are from one Shewanella violacea DSS12 window:
- a CDS encoding CLCA_X family protein, protein MLINKTYNRVGPDYRFDEQVSFHDIKETFGLNHIRLGSWVEEDEKHKAANLIFDSLADLAFMLKLPPIAIGLRQTLNLAFGSGGQPGVQAHYMPAGRELALAKNAGAGALAHEFWHAYDHYIAGKAFRINPHRGAGGASFASSCWLGDATSIKHPLNQRLERVFATTFLTHDGQDSHEYVDRAVALDNQYGRQYFSKPTELMARAFEACIESYPEISNPYLVDETLGSKLADAGGYPDAQHRQQIFSALIAYFEPLGDALGRE, encoded by the coding sequence GTGCTAATAAATAAAACCTATAATCGAGTTGGCCCAGATTATCGTTTCGATGAGCAGGTGAGCTTTCACGATATCAAAGAGACCTTCGGCCTGAATCATATCCGCTTAGGAAGTTGGGTCGAGGAAGACGAGAAGCACAAGGCGGCTAACCTTATCTTTGACTCTTTAGCCGATCTGGCTTTTATGCTGAAACTGCCTCCAATTGCTATCGGGCTCAGACAAACCCTCAACCTTGCCTTCGGTAGCGGTGGTCAGCCAGGGGTTCAGGCTCATTATATGCCCGCCGGGCGTGAATTGGCCCTGGCTAAAAATGCTGGAGCTGGCGCATTAGCCCATGAATTTTGGCATGCTTACGATCATTACATAGCAGGCAAAGCGTTTCGAATTAATCCCCATAGAGGCGCGGGTGGTGCCTCTTTCGCCAGCAGTTGTTGGCTGGGAGATGCCACTTCGATAAAGCATCCGTTAAATCAGCGACTCGAGCGGGTATTTGCGACGACATTTTTGACCCATGATGGTCAAGACAGTCATGAGTATGTTGACCGCGCGGTGGCGTTAGATAATCAATATGGCCGGCAATATTTCTCTAAACCCACAGAGTTGATGGCTCGGGCATTTGAAGCTTGTATCGAGTCCTATCCAGAGATAAGTAACCCTTACCTAGTCGATGAGACCTTGGGCTCTAAGCTCGCCGATGCGGGAGGTTACCCAGATGCGCAGCATCGCCAGCAGATATTCAGCGCCTTGATTGCTTATTTTGAGCCCTTAGGTGACGCCTTAGGGCGGGAGTAG
- the pyrC gene encoding dihydroorotase — protein MTQITLLTPDDWHLHFRDGDMLQETVPATARLFQRAIVMPNLLPPVTDAKMVNAYRERILAARPQGSSFEPLMTLFLTNDTSKQDIIDAKAAGVVAAKLYPAGATTNSDAAVKALDSLFPIFEKMAEIGMLLLVHGEVTESHIDIFDREAIFIERNLTRIVDAFPSLKIVFEHITTKEAAEFVMSASDNVAATITPQHLLLNRNDLLVGGIRPHNFCLPVLKRNIHQDALRAAVATGSNKFFLGTDSAPHEKHRKESACGCAGCYSAWSALELYAQVFDDLGVIDKLEGFASTHGADFYGLPRNTSTVTLVKETWTVPSEIILPNGNPIVPFFAGEEVSWKVKT, from the coding sequence ATGACGCAGATCACCCTACTTACTCCCGATGATTGGCACCTTCACTTCCGTGACGGTGATATGTTGCAAGAAACTGTCCCGGCTACCGCCAGACTTTTCCAACGTGCTATCGTCATGCCAAACCTGTTACCACCGGTAACAGATGCCAAGATGGTCAATGCCTACCGTGAGCGCATTTTAGCGGCGCGTCCACAAGGTTCAAGCTTCGAACCTCTAATGACGCTTTTCCTGACTAACGACACCAGCAAGCAAGATATAATAGATGCAAAAGCGGCTGGCGTTGTGGCGGCTAAACTGTATCCGGCAGGCGCTACCACTAACTCAGATGCTGCGGTAAAGGCTCTCGATAGCCTCTTCCCTATCTTTGAGAAAATGGCTGAGATTGGTATGCTGCTGCTGGTTCACGGTGAAGTAACCGAGTCCCATATCGATATCTTCGACCGTGAAGCGATATTTATCGAGCGCAACCTGACTCGCATCGTCGACGCTTTCCCAAGCCTTAAAATAGTGTTCGAGCATATCACCACTAAAGAAGCCGCCGAGTTTGTCATGAGCGCCTCTGACAATGTAGCTGCCACCATCACGCCACAGCATTTACTGCTAAACCGTAACGACTTGTTGGTCGGCGGTATACGTCCACACAACTTCTGTCTGCCTGTGCTTAAGCGCAACATTCATCAAGATGCATTGCGTGCGGCAGTAGCTACTGGTTCTAATAAATTTTTCTTAGGCACAGATTCTGCGCCACACGAGAAGCATCGCAAAGAGTCGGCTTGTGGCTGCGCCGGTTGTTACAGCGCCTGGAGTGCACTCGAGCTTTATGCTCAGGTATTTGATGACTTGGGCGTTATTGACAAGCTTGAAGGTTTTGCCAGTACTCACGGTGCAGACTTCTACGGTTTGCCGAGAAACACCAGCACAGTAACCTTAGTTAAAGAGACCTGGACGGTTCCGAGTGAGATCATCTTGCCAAACGGCAATCCAATCGTCCCCTTCTTCGCTGGCGAAGAAGTTAGCTGGAAGGTGAAAACTTAA
- a CDS encoding permease, translating into MTPEILAMAREAANMFAFLASELIILFLVISYLVGVLQEFITPEKIQSILSSRNGRGYVIAALLGAITPFCSCSTIPFLKGLLRARAGFGPMMVFLFSSPLLNPVIIGLFVVTFGVKVALFYFTVALVVAVTSGFVLEKLGFERYVRPEAYEAVETSSCGTWCNDAKNSFSEQKSDLEPVRACVVAAQSAPVLAMEASGCGAAITSEATSVGSSLGTRPSCGTESANAERVGKIEKSESRWMRIWRSTWKDFKQVLPYLLLGITLGSFIYGFIPTELIAKYAGEGIWYAIPVAAIIGIPLYIRAEAVIPLSAALVQKGMALGSVMALIIGSAGASLTEVILLKSIFKNQMIAAFLAVILGMAIGAGYLYSFIFA; encoded by the coding sequence ATGACTCCTGAAATCTTAGCCATGGCCCGTGAGGCCGCAAACATGTTTGCCTTTCTGGCAAGCGAACTTATCATCCTATTTCTGGTTATCAGTTACTTGGTTGGTGTACTACAGGAGTTTATTACCCCTGAAAAAATTCAATCCATATTGAGCTCCCGTAACGGCAGAGGTTATGTAATTGCCGCACTCTTGGGAGCGATAACACCATTTTGTTCATGCTCGACCATCCCTTTCCTCAAAGGGTTACTCAGGGCGAGAGCGGGGTTTGGCCCCATGATGGTGTTCCTCTTCTCTAGCCCCTTGCTCAATCCGGTGATCATAGGTCTGTTCGTGGTGACCTTCGGCGTCAAAGTGGCACTGTTCTACTTTACCGTCGCCCTAGTGGTAGCCGTTACATCAGGTTTCGTGCTGGAGAAGTTGGGATTCGAGCGTTATGTACGACCCGAAGCCTATGAAGCGGTCGAAACATCAAGCTGTGGTACATGGTGCAATGATGCTAAAAACAGTTTTTCTGAGCAAAAGTCTGATCTTGAGCCTGTGAGAGCGTGCGTAGTTGCGGCTCAATCGGCTCCAGTATTAGCCATGGAAGCCAGTGGCTGTGGAGCCGCTATAACAAGTGAGGCTACAAGTGTGGGCTCTTCACTGGGTACTCGTCCATCATGTGGAACTGAAAGTGCTAATGCAGAAAGAGTAGGTAAAATAGAAAAATCAGAGAGTCGTTGGATGCGGATCTGGCGCTCAACCTGGAAGGACTTTAAACAGGTACTGCCTTACTTGCTACTGGGTATCACACTGGGTTCTTTCATCTATGGTTTTATTCCGACTGAGCTGATTGCTAAGTATGCGGGCGAGGGTATCTGGTATGCGATTCCTGTCGCTGCGATTATCGGTATTCCGCTCTATATTCGCGCCGAAGCTGTGATCCCCTTAAGTGCGGCCTTAGTACAGAAAGGCATGGCTTTGGGTTCTGTGATGGCATTGATTATAGGTAGTGCCGGTGCGAGTTTGACCGAAGTGATTTTGCTCAAGTCGATATTTAAGAACCAGATGATTGCCGCTTTTCTGGCTGTGATATTGGGCATGGCGATTGGCGCAGGTTACCTCTACAGCTTTATCTTTGCTTAA
- a CDS encoding glutathione synthase produces the protein MIDNKMRTPVADAIEWALLQGLSFKVTQDTAAHTAFSFTPASIDKGRFEQLKSSTPLLGRLIHAVSEEPLFLQEAISPVASGDAFFDALLKMQTQLYSKGTKPKRLPLLIMRSDFMDDAESGPKLIEFNGIAAGMGPFGQKISQLHSYLNNQWPKAYSTWSAAENGESIDNPAIERLSKGIAQATMQIKREFNDEGPATFLMIIQSNEDNVFDQHMLEQALQSLGIRTIRRTFRELHGQLTSAPGERLILDGVGSIDTVYLRAGYEYCDYAAKDILGLVCCEALMQTRVFIEQHRVAVNATVSQQLATSKRVQMLLTAMDPEALTQFGLKLNEAKTVKQLMGEMLAVDKDSAVWLAARSSEDWVLKNQGEGGGHCIFDKDIVPKLRNLQPHEYQAWSLMRRLHPRPRTTPALLVRKGEVTVVNDLISEIGIFTLHIQGLPVSEEAGYCGYLIRSKSAGTTEGGVHTGMGVLDSLVYTT, from the coding sequence ATGATAGATAACAAGATGAGAACGCCAGTGGCTGATGCCATTGAATGGGCGCTATTACAAGGACTAAGCTTTAAAGTTACTCAAGATACTGCAGCCCACACGGCATTTAGCTTCACACCAGCTTCCATAGATAAAGGACGATTTGAACAGCTTAAATCGAGTACACCTCTTCTGGGACGTTTAATCCATGCCGTATCTGAAGAGCCTCTTTTTCTCCAAGAGGCCATATCTCCCGTCGCCAGTGGCGATGCTTTTTTTGATGCTCTGCTGAAGATGCAGACTCAGCTCTATAGCAAGGGGACAAAACCAAAACGTTTACCGCTGCTTATCATGCGCAGTGACTTTATGGATGATGCCGAATCTGGTCCAAAACTCATCGAATTTAATGGTATAGCCGCCGGAATGGGACCCTTTGGTCAGAAAATTAGCCAGCTACACAGCTACCTGAATAATCAGTGGCCCAAGGCCTACTCCACTTGGTCAGCCGCCGAAAATGGAGAGTCTATCGACAACCCCGCAATAGAGCGGCTTTCAAAAGGTATTGCCCAGGCAACAATGCAGATAAAGCGTGAGTTTAATGATGAAGGGCCGGCTACATTTCTGATGATAATTCAATCAAACGAAGACAATGTATTTGATCAACATATGCTGGAGCAAGCACTGCAGTCTCTGGGTATAAGGACCATAAGACGCACCTTCCGAGAACTCCATGGCCAGCTCACTTCGGCTCCGGGCGAACGTCTGATTTTAGACGGTGTAGGCTCCATAGATACCGTCTATTTACGTGCCGGATATGAATATTGTGATTACGCCGCCAAGGATATTCTGGGCCTGGTTTGTTGTGAAGCCTTGATGCAAACCCGGGTCTTTATCGAGCAACACAGGGTTGCGGTTAATGCCACTGTCAGTCAACAACTAGCCACCAGTAAACGTGTGCAGATGTTGCTCACAGCCATGGACCCAGAAGCACTGACTCAATTTGGTCTCAAGCTCAATGAAGCAAAAACAGTAAAACAGCTCATGGGCGAGATGTTAGCCGTGGATAAGGACAGTGCAGTTTGGCTAGCAGCACGCTCCAGTGAAGATTGGGTGCTAAAGAATCAGGGAGAAGGCGGCGGTCACTGCATTTTCGATAAAGACATAGTGCCAAAACTTAGAAACTTGCAGCCCCATGAATATCAGGCCTGGTCCTTGATGCGCCGTCTACACCCCAGACCAAGAACTACGCCAGCTTTGCTGGTTAGAAAAGGAGAAGTCACTGTAGTGAATGATCTGATCAGTGAGATAGGTATTTTCACCCTACATATTCAGGGCCTACCAGTCAGCGAAGAAGCAGGTTATTGCGGCTATCTCATCCGAAGTAAATCTGCCGGTACAACTGAGGGAGGAGTACATACAGGCATGGGAGTACTAGACTCCCTGGTTTACACAACTTAA
- a CDS encoding ArsR/SmtB family transcription factor: MDIEVVAKALKELGHTTRLTIFKRVVRAGFQGVAVGSLQEQLQIPGSTLSHHISSLVSAGLLSQRREGRTLFCVADFSKLEGVIGFLQDECCIDEQSCSYDEVISGS; the protein is encoded by the coding sequence ATGGATATTGAAGTCGTCGCTAAGGCGCTAAAAGAGTTAGGTCATACTACAAGATTAACTATTTTTAAGCGTGTGGTTCGTGCCGGGTTTCAAGGGGTAGCCGTAGGCAGCTTGCAGGAGCAACTGCAGATCCCAGGCTCTACACTCTCCCATCATATCTCAAGTCTGGTCTCTGCTGGCTTGCTTTCCCAGAGGCGGGAAGGCCGCACGCTTTTCTGCGTCGCTGATTTCTCCAAGCTAGAAGGTGTTATTGGTTTTCTTCAGGATGAATGTTGCATAGACGAACAATCTTGCTCCTATGATGAGGTCATCTCTGGAAGCTGA
- the ppiC gene encoding peptidylprolyl isomerase PpiC: MARTAAALHILVKHKEQAEDIIKQLKKGVKFDVLAKKHSSCPSGKKGGSLGEFKKGQMVPQFDKVCFTGELITPHLVKTKFGWHVIKVLYRT, from the coding sequence ATGGCAAGAACCGCTGCTGCACTGCACATATTAGTCAAACATAAAGAGCAAGCCGAAGACATCATCAAGCAATTGAAAAAAGGCGTTAAATTCGATGTGTTAGCCAAAAAGCACTCATCTTGCCCATCGGGTAAGAAAGGCGGCAGCCTAGGCGAGTTCAAGAAAGGTCAGATGGTGCCTCAGTTTGATAAGGTCTGCTTTACCGGTGAGCTAATCACACCGCATTTAGTCAAGACTAAGTTCGGCTGGCATGTAATAAAGGTTCTTTACCGGACTTAA
- a CDS encoding alpha/beta fold hydrolase, with the protein MIFVLLRGLMRDRRHWYGFTQRLAATGVQVITPDLPGNGTLAEINSPLNISAYANYVWAQIDEVLNAGATREVLEPVCLVGLSMGGMLALEMAKHKPERVQRVVLINSSAANLSPWYRRFQLSALIKSAWGTGRRWLNGELSGVSLVEATVIQFTSECRGDDIKLIRDWSHYRQLGHTWVLNGFRQLVACALFDAPVIDHGFVKGQVKGQESVPVNVPVTVIVAKRDRLAHPSCGQALAHFYHTQAIYLDDCGHDASLDKPEPLLRILLDMAR; encoded by the coding sequence ATGATATTCGTGTTACTCAGGGGCTTGATGCGAGACCGTCGTCACTGGTATGGATTCACGCAACGGCTCGCGGCGACGGGAGTTCAGGTTATCACGCCAGACTTGCCCGGCAATGGCACCTTGGCCGAGATTAACAGTCCCTTGAATATCTCAGCCTATGCCAACTATGTTTGGGCGCAGATTGATGAGGTGTTAAACGCGGGGGCGACAAGAGAAGTGCTCGAGCCTGTCTGTCTGGTGGGACTTTCTATGGGGGGCATGTTGGCACTTGAGATGGCAAAGCATAAACCAGAGCGAGTGCAGCGGGTGGTGCTGATCAACAGTAGCGCCGCCAATCTATCGCCTTGGTACCGCCGTTTTCAGTTAAGCGCTTTAATTAAGTCAGCTTGGGGTACTGGCAGACGCTGGCTTAATGGGGAGCTTTCTGGTGTCAGCTTAGTAGAAGCAACAGTTATCCAGTTTACCAGCGAATGCAGGGGTGATGATATTAAGCTGATACGAGACTGGAGTCATTATCGACAGCTAGGTCATACTTGGGTATTAAATGGCTTTAGGCAGCTAGTTGCGTGCGCCTTGTTTGATGCCCCGGTTATTGACCATGGCTTTGTAAAGGGCCAGGTAAAGGGCCAAGAGAGTGTCCCTGTAAATGTCCCAGTGACTGTAATAGTAGCTAAACGAGACCGGCTGGCTCACCCCAGTTGTGGACAAGCTTTAGCCCATTTTTATCATACCCAAGCTATTTACTTGGATGATTGCGGTCATGATGCCAGCTTAGATAAGCCTGAGCCCTTATTACGCATACTATTGGATATGGCGAGATAA
- a CDS encoding DUF2817 domain-containing protein produces the protein MAKFSFEHAFELDTLKRLVAQHQDRFRHQSLVDLSYRGEPLAVTAIELGQQDKPCPTVLFVGGVHGVERIGAQVVLAFLSSLLNRLPWDTHLQALLKEIRLAFVPVVNPLGFLRGSRGNGNNVDLMRNAPIEASGKVTFMLGGQRLSPKLPWYRGSGEMEAETSALIQYVKGLQLESTSLLCLDAHSGFGLNDHIWFPYAHSDKPFEGMGYIYHLKRLFEAAYPHHGHYRLGPQSHFYRTHGDIWDYLVVNNTGTAPFIPLTLEMGSWAWLRKNPRQVLSFSGYFNPQKPHRHHRILRRHFILMQFLMDSAYGRVLEQVSPAQLGLLTHDAHRYWVK, from the coding sequence ATGGCAAAGTTTTCATTCGAACATGCTTTCGAGCTAGATACCCTCAAGCGCCTTGTGGCGCAACATCAAGATAGGTTCCGCCATCAATCTTTAGTCGATCTTAGCTATCGAGGCGAGCCCCTTGCCGTTACAGCCATTGAGCTAGGTCAACAAGACAAGCCTTGTCCTACTGTGCTGTTTGTCGGCGGGGTGCACGGCGTCGAGCGGATTGGTGCTCAGGTGGTGTTGGCCTTTCTCTCCAGTCTGCTCAATCGTTTACCTTGGGATACTCACCTGCAAGCCTTACTCAAAGAGATACGCTTAGCCTTCGTGCCTGTGGTTAATCCGCTAGGATTTCTTCGCGGCAGTCGCGGCAATGGCAATAACGTCGACTTGATGCGCAATGCCCCCATAGAGGCGAGTGGCAAGGTGACCTTTATGCTTGGGGGGCAAAGGCTGTCGCCTAAGCTGCCCTGGTATCGAGGCTCGGGGGAGATGGAGGCCGAGACCTCGGCTTTGATTCAGTATGTGAAGGGATTACAGCTCGAAAGCACCAGCTTGCTCTGCCTGGATGCTCACTCGGGTTTTGGATTAAATGACCATATCTGGTTCCCTTACGCCCATAGCGATAAGCCCTTCGAAGGCATGGGATATATCTATCATCTTAAGCGACTGTTTGAGGCGGCTTACCCTCATCATGGGCACTATAGGCTAGGGCCACAGAGTCATTTTTATCGTACCCATGGCGATATTTGGGACTATTTAGTGGTGAATAACACAGGAACGGCTCCCTTTATTCCCCTAACATTAGAGATGGGTTCCTGGGCCTGGCTGCGAAAGAATCCCCGGCAGGTATTGAGTTTCTCGGGTTACTTCAACCCGCAGAAACCCCACAGGCATCACAGGATATTGCGGCGTCATTTTATCTTGATGCAATTTCTTATGGACTCGGCTTACGGGCGAGTGTTGGAGCAGGTTTCGCCAGCACAACTTGGGCTGCTGACCCATGACGCTCATCGCTACTGGGTTAAATAA
- a CDS encoding carbon starvation CstA family protein — MLIFIICIALLLLAYKFYSPFVERQAGIDKNAKTPQARFADGVDYVEVHPVKAFLIQFLNIAGVGPIFGPILGAIYGPIALVWIVLGNIIGGAVHDYFSGVLSIKEDGKSLPEIAGRYFNVYAKGVMLIFTAMLLFFVGVVFIMSPAGLLSNLEYFKGTILANNTFWVLVILAYYFLATMLPIDKIITKLYPIFGLLMIVMTVSIAVALLISAPQLPEVGDIFAYFDHSHYNNDLLEPNPDGLPVWPLLFVTITCGAISGFHSTQAPIMARCLTNEKYVRPVYYGAMMCEGIVACVWALAGIAAFPGGYMELKSILDLGGPGMVVNQVATTYLGVAGGIMAIIAVAVFPITSGDTAFRSLRLTIIDAFKIPQNVRNRLLVAVPILVIAYFMTKIDFTLIWRYFAFSNMLLSTSVLWLATKYLFDRGAFHWIVSLPAIGGTSVTVSYIMTAGIGLGLPQPLSQPVGIAVGVISLIALILAHQKRKPVKSEAETES, encoded by the coding sequence ATGCTTATATTCATTATCTGCATTGCCTTGTTGCTACTCGCTTATAAGTTCTACAGTCCTTTTGTAGAACGCCAGGCGGGGATCGATAAGAATGCCAAGACCCCTCAAGCTCGCTTTGCCGATGGAGTCGATTATGTCGAAGTCCATCCGGTGAAAGCCTTCTTAATTCAGTTTCTCAATATTGCCGGTGTCGGGCCAATTTTTGGCCCCATCTTAGGTGCCATCTATGGTCCAATTGCTCTGGTGTGGATCGTTTTAGGCAATATAATTGGTGGCGCAGTTCACGATTATTTCTCCGGTGTGCTTAGCATTAAAGAGGACGGCAAGAGTCTTCCCGAGATAGCCGGACGCTATTTCAATGTGTACGCTAAAGGCGTGATGCTTATTTTTACTGCCATGTTGCTGTTCTTCGTCGGCGTGGTGTTCATCATGAGCCCAGCGGGATTATTGAGTAACTTAGAATACTTTAAAGGGACTATTCTCGCGAATAACACCTTCTGGGTATTGGTCATTCTGGCCTATTATTTCTTGGCGACCATGCTGCCTATCGATAAGATCATCACTAAGCTATACCCGATATTTGGTCTATTGATGATAGTCATGACAGTGTCTATTGCGGTGGCTTTATTGATTAGTGCCCCTCAATTACCTGAAGTGGGAGACATCTTCGCCTACTTTGATCATAGCCATTATAACAATGACCTGTTGGAACCTAATCCAGATGGATTGCCGGTTTGGCCTCTGCTATTTGTGACCATTACCTGTGGTGCTATCAGTGGCTTCCATTCGACCCAAGCGCCGATAATGGCCCGTTGTCTTACCAATGAAAAATATGTCCGTCCTGTCTACTATGGCGCCATGATGTGCGAAGGCATAGTGGCTTGTGTATGGGCGCTGGCGGGTATCGCTGCATTCCCGGGTGGTTACATGGAGCTTAAATCAATACTGGATCTAGGTGGTCCAGGAATGGTGGTTAACCAAGTTGCGACCACCTACCTTGGCGTTGCTGGTGGCATAATGGCGATTATCGCTGTAGCTGTTTTCCCGATCACTTCCGGGGATACGGCGTTTAGATCGCTGCGATTGACCATAATCGATGCCTTCAAAATCCCGCAGAACGTTCGTAATCGTCTCTTGGTTGCCGTGCCTATTTTGGTCATCGCCTACTTTATGACTAAGATCGATTTCACGCTTATCTGGCGATACTTTGCCTTCTCGAATATGTTGCTATCGACCAGCGTACTCTGGCTCGCCACTAAGTATCTATTCGACCGAGGCGCATTCCATTGGATCGTCAGCCTGCCAGCCATTGGTGGAACCAGTGTGACCGTGTCTTACATTATGACTGCAGGCATTGGGCTGGGCTTGCCTCAGCCGCTCAGTCAACCTGTGGGTATCGCAGTAGGCGTCATCTCTTTGATCGCACTTATCTTAGCGCACCAGAAGCGCAAACCTGTAAAATCAGAGGCTGAGACTGAGTCTTAA
- a CDS encoding M48 family metalloprotease has protein sequence MSTSRGTGILLMLAIISSACSTQGLVINNIDIGKSLSAIGHTSDALTEVDEEAEILLGQEIATNLLGVAPLLADQEVQSYVNKVGRWVSMHSERPNLPWSFAVMDDMSINAFAAPGGYIVITKGLLLRLNNEAELAGVLGHEISHVLRRHHLNVLKNTSGMRALTDITSVILTAKEEDTQSLKLVTAGTEIYIRGLDKDDEFESDAMGVVLAARAGYDPYGLPAALHSLQMINPDDAGIAMMFKTHPSLDERLSRLDNVMIKGFERFDHSPAVETRFTRALAGISAPME, from the coding sequence ATGAGTACATCAAGAGGAACTGGCATATTACTTATGCTTGCGATCATTTCGAGTGCCTGCTCGACTCAGGGCTTAGTGATAAATAATATCGATATTGGTAAAAGCCTTTCCGCCATCGGCCATACCTCAGATGCATTGACTGAAGTGGATGAGGAGGCCGAAATCCTTCTAGGACAAGAGATTGCCACTAACTTGCTCGGCGTTGCTCCCCTATTGGCAGACCAAGAGGTACAGAGCTATGTCAATAAGGTCGGTCGCTGGGTGAGCATGCATTCGGAGCGACCGAATTTACCCTGGAGCTTTGCCGTAATGGACGACATGAGCATCAATGCCTTCGCCGCTCCCGGTGGCTATATAGTGATCACTAAAGGTTTGTTGCTCAGGCTCAATAATGAGGCCGAACTGGCGGGCGTGCTTGGCCATGAGATATCTCATGTCTTGCGTAGGCACCATTTGAATGTGTTGAAAAACACCAGTGGCATGAGAGCCTTGACAGATATTACCAGCGTGATATTAACGGCCAAGGAGGAAGATACCCAATCTCTTAAACTCGTTACCGCAGGCACCGAGATATATATTCGTGGCTTAGATAAGGATGATGAGTTTGAGTCCGATGCTATGGGTGTGGTGTTAGCCGCGAGAGCCGGTTATGACCCCTATGGTTTACCCGCTGCCTTGCACTCCTTGCAGATGATTAATCCAGATGATGCAGGTATAGCCATGATGTTTAAGACGCACCCATCATTGGATGAGCGACTCTCTCGACTAGACAACGTCATGATTAAAGGATTTGAGCGGTTCGACCATTCTCCGGCGGTAGAAACCAGGTTTACCCGAGCCCTTGCCGGTATTTCCGCGCCTATGGAGTAA